From the Quercus lobata isolate SW786 chromosome 6, ValleyOak3.0 Primary Assembly, whole genome shotgun sequence genome, one window contains:
- the LOC115994292 gene encoding probable inactive ATP-dependent zinc metalloprotease FTSHI 4, chloroplastic has product MKSQVSNPINQIQLPIPKPHCHCHCHYPSHFLSYSRKTNAFSFRGAKLRSSSNSLSVLLYNHSKLRISACNASASDSLVVSTDAEEDAESAQIFEKLKDTERQRINKMEELENKANMQLERQLVMASDWSRALLAMRGKLKGTQWDPENSHRIEFSDFWKLLNSNNVQFMEYSNYGQTISVILPYYRDGKMEGTKGNSKKDIVFRRHAVDRMPIDCWNDVWHKLHQQMVNVDVFNVDTVPAEVYSTVATAVIWSMRLALSVALYLWIDSMMRPIYAKLIPCDLGSPSKTTRQPLKRRALGSLGKSRAKFISAEESTGVTFDDFAGQEYIKRELQEIVRILKNDEDFQDKGIYSPKGVLLHGPPGTGKTLLAKAIAGEAGLPFFAANGTDFVEMFVGVAASRVKDLFASARSFAPSIIFIDEIDAIGSKRGGPDIGGGGAEREQGLLQILTEMDGFKVSTSQVLVIGATNRLDILDPALLRKGRFDKIIRVGLPSKDGRLAILKVHARNKYFRSEEEKEVLLQEIAELTEDFTGAELQNILNEAGILTARKDLDYIGREELLEALKRQKGTFETGQEDSKEIPEELKLRLAYREAAVAVLACYFPDPYRPFTETDIKSIRSQPNMQYTEVSGRVFSRKSDYVNSIVRACAPRVIEEETFGVDNVCWISAKATLEASKRAEFLILQTGMTAFGKAYYRNQRDLVPNLAAKLQALRDEYMRYAVEKCSSVLREYHSAVETITDILLEKGEIKAEEIWDIYNRAPQIPQPAVDPVDEYGALIYAGRWGIHGITLPGRVTFAPGNVGFSTFGAPRPMETQIISDETWKLIDGIWDKRVEEIRAEASMEVEEDKEKPQLLMASHFL; this is encoded by the exons ATGAAATCCCAGGTTTCAAATCCCATAAATCAAATTCAACTCCCAATCCCAAAACCCCACTGCCACTGCCACTGTCACTACCCATCACATTTCTTATCCTATTCTAGAAAAACCAATGCTTTTAGTTTTAGAGGAGCCAAATTACGCTCCAGCTCCAATAGTCTCTCAGTGCTTTTATATAACCACAGCAAGCTGAGAATTAGTGCTTGCAATGCTTCGGCTTCTGACTCACTTGTAGTATCCACAGATGCAGAGGAAGATGCTGAGTCTGCTCAGATATTtgag AAATTGAAGGATACAGAGAGACAACGAATAAATAAGATGGAGGAACTTGAGAACAAGGCTAATATGCAGTTAGAGAGGCAGCTTGTCATGGCTTCAGATTGGAGCAGGGCCTTGTTGGCTATGCGTGGAAAATTGAAAGGAACACAGTGGGATCCTGAGAACTCGCACAGGATCGAATTTAGTGATTTCTGGAAACTTCTTAACTCAAACAATGTCCAGTTCATGGAGTACTCAAATTATGGTCAAACAATATCAG TAATTCTACCATACTACAGAGACGGAAAAATGGAAGGAACAAAAGGGAATTCAAAGAAAGATATTGTTTTCCGGCGTCATGCTGTGGACCGTATGCCGATTGattgctggaatgatgtttggCACAAGTTGCATCAGCAAATGGTAAATGTTGATGTTTTTAATGTGGACACAGTACCTGCGGAAGTGTACTCAACTGTTGCAACTGCAGTCATATGGTCCATGCGGCTTGCCTTATCTGTTGCGTTATATCTCTGGATTGATAGCATGATGAGACCAATTTATGCAAAGTTAATACCTTGTGACTTGGGAAGTCCTAGCAAAACAACCAGGCAGCCACTGAAGCGCCGTGCGCTTGGATCCTTAGGCAAGAGTCG GGCAAAATTTATATCTGCTGAAGAATCTACGGGTGTtacatttgatgattttgctggcCAGGAATATATAAAGAGGGAACTACAGGAGATTGTaaggattttaaaaaatgatgaagaCTTCCAAGACAAAGGCATCTACAGCCCAAAAGGTGTTCTTCTCCATGGACCTCCTGGAACTGGTAAAACACTGTTGGCTAAAGCTATAGCTGGTGAAGCCGGACTTCCTTTCTTTGCAGCAAATGGCACTGATTTTGTTGAG ATGTTTGTAGGTGTTGCAGCATCTCGTGTTAAGGATCTTTTTGCTAGTGCCAGATCGTTTGCACCTTCCATTATATTTATTGATGAGATAGATGCTATTGGTAGCAAGCGTGGTGGACCTGATATTGGTGGG GGTGGTGCAGAAAGGGAACAAGGCCTACTTCAGATACTGACTGAAATGGATGGATTTAAAGTTTCTACATCACAG GTGCTAGTCATAGGTGCAACAAATAGACTAGATATTCTTGATCCTGCTCTCTTGAGAAAGGGCCGTTTTGACAAGATCATAAGAGTTGGTTTGCCATCGAAAGATGGTAGATTGGCCATATTAAAG GTGCATGCGAGAAATAAGTATTTTCGTTCTGAGGAGGAAAAGGAAGTTCTCCTTCAGGAAATTGCAGAGCTTACAGAAGATTTTACTGGGGCAGAGTTGCAGAATATACT GAATGAAGCTGGAATTTTGACTGCCCGGAAAGATTTGGACTACATTGGACGAGAAGAGTTGCTAGAGGCTTTGAAAAGG CAAAAAGGCACATTTGAAACAGGCCAAGAAGATAGTAAAGAAATTCCAGAGGAATTAAAGCTGAGATTGGCATACAGAGAAGCAGCTGTTGCTGTTCTTGCATGCTACTTCCCAGATCCCTACAGACCCTTCACTGAG ACAGATATAAAATCCATTCGTAGCCAGCCAAATATGCAGTATACCGAAGTTTCAGGAAGAGTTTTCTCAAGAAAATCAGATTATGTGAACTCAATTGTGCGTGCATGTGCTC CAAGAGTAATTGAGGAGGAGACGTTTGGGGTTGACAACGTGTGTTGGATCTCTGCAAAGGCCACATTAGAAGCTTCGAAGCGTGCAGAATTCTTGATTCTGCAGACAGGAATGACTGCATTTGGGAAAGCATACTACAGGAATCAACGTGATCTTGTGCCAAAT CTTGCAGCCAAGCTACAAGCACTTAGAGATGAATACATGCGTTATGCTGTGGAAAAATGCTCATCAGTGTTGAGAGAATACCATTCAGCTGTAGAGACAATCACAg ATATTTTACTCGAGAAGGGAGAGATTAAGGCTGAGGAAATTTGGGACATATATAATAGGGCTCCACAAATACCTCAG CCAGCTGTGGATCCAGTCGATGAATATGGAGCCCTAATTTATGCTGGACGATGGGGAATCCATGGAATCACACTTCCTGGGAGGGTTACATTTGCTCCCGGAAATGTTGGATTTTCAACCTTTGGTGCACCCCGCCCAATGGAG ACTCAAATCATAAGTGATGAAACTTGGAAGCTAATAGATGGAATCTGGGATAAAAGGGTTGAGGAAATAAGAGCTGAAGCTTCCATGGAAGttgaagaagacaaagaaaaacCACAACTTTTGATGGCCAGCCATTTCCTTTGA
- the LOC115950083 gene encoding uncharacterized protein LOC115950083 — protein MELEQPMLREAPGAQKVNHKYSRTSSSKRRFESFWTLQMGVSRKNSTEKKLSWLRSQIVGVDAEVDSLFGKRRLTYADHTASGRSLQCIENFINKNVLPFYGNTHTSDSYVGHRTTKMLHEATSYIKKSLGGGQEDALLFCGSGTTAAIKRLHEVMGIAVPSILRDRVLKCLRSEERWVVFVGPHEHHSNLLSWRQSLAEVVEIGLDDSGLIDMEALKLQLETYKYANRPILGSFSACSNVTGIYSETRAIAKLLHQYGGFVCFDFAASGPYVEIDMRSGEIDGYDAIFLSPHKFLGGPGSPGILLMRKVLYQLKSSPPSTCGGGTVNYVNGFNEKDTMYLDDIEERENGGTPQIIQTVRAALAFWVKDYIGCHVIEKQEHTYIEKALQRLLSNQNIRILGNTSAKRQAILSFIIYSTSISPLATLKNGGNTDMWRETGNKRDKPLHGPFVAKLLNDLFGIQARGGCACAGPYGHSLLNLDATYSLAIRAAIQKGYVGVKPGWTRISFPYYVSHEEFEFILAAMEFLAIYGQRFLPLYHFNFRTGSWTFRKKVAKELLSEENNCTVHILPVTTKQIETINKFTAYLEAAKYIASLLPKFPSQRRLPEDIDINLHFRV, from the exons ATGGAATTGGAACAACCCATGTTGAGAGAAGCTCCTGGTGCTCAAAAAGTGAACCACAAATATAGCAGAACAAGTAGTTCTAAGCGTCGCTTTGAATCCTTTTGGACACTTCAAATGGGTGTGTCAAGGAAGAACTCAACGGAGAAAAAACTATCTTGGCTGCGTTCTCAAATCGTTGGTGTTGATGCTGAAGTTGATTCTCTCTTTGGAAAAAGAAGACTCACCTATGCTGATCACACTGCCTCTGGCCGGTCTCTTCAATGTATCGAAAATTTCATCAACAAAAATGTTCTTCCTTTTTacg GGAACACTCACACTAGTGACAGCTACGTGGGGCACCGGACAACAAAAATGTTGCACGAAGCAACCAGTTACATCAAGAAAAGCTTAGGCGGTGGACAAGAAGATGCACTCTTGTTCTGTGGCTCGGGCACAACTGCTGCTATCAAAAGGCTTCATGAAGTAATGGGAATTGCAGTGCCATCCATTTTGAGAGATAGGGTACTTAAATGCCTTCGTAGTGAAGAAAGGTGGGTGGTTTTTGTTGGTCCTCATGAGCACCACTCCAACCTTCTCTCATGGCGGCAAAGCTTGGCTGAAGTAGTAGAGATTGGTTTAGATGACAGTGGTTTAATAGACATGGAAGCTCTAAAACTACAACTTGAGACTTATAAATATGCCAACCGTCCAATTTTGGGTTCTTTTTCAGCCTGTAGTAACGTGACGGGAATTTATTCGGAAACTCGTGCAATTGCTAAACTTCTTCATCAATATGGAGGTTTTGTATGCTTTGATTTTGCAGCAAG TGGCCCTTATGTGGAGATTGACATGAGATCTGGGGAGATTGATGGCTATGATGCCATTTTTCTTAGTCCACATAAGTTCCTTGGTGGGCCTGGATCACCTGGCATTCTTTTGATGAGAAAGGTCCTCTATCAACTGAAATCTTCTCCACCATCAACTTGTGGAGGTGGAACTGTTAATTATGTCAATGGCTTCAATGAAAAG GACACAATGTATTTGGATGACATAGAAGAAAGGGAAAATGGTGGGACTCCTCAAATAATCCAGACAGTTAGAGCAGCATTGGCTTTCTGGGTAAAGGATTACATTGGTTGCCATGTGATAGAAAAACAGGAGCACACCTACATAGAGAAAGCGCTTCAAAGGCTTCTCTCGAATCAAAATATACGTATTTTAGGAAATACAAGTGCCAAGCGCCAAGCTATATTGTCTTTCATCATTTATAGTACTAGCATTTCTCCTTTGGCTACCCTCAAAAATGGGGGTAATACAGACATGTGGAGAGAGACAGGGAACAAGAGAGATAAGCCTCTTCATGGACCATTTGTAGCAAAACTCCTCAATGACCTGTTTGGCATCCAGGCTCGAGGTGGGTGTGCTTGTGCTGGACCCTATGGTCACTCTCTGCTTAACTTGGATGCCACTTATTCACTTGCCATCAGAGCTGCCATTCAAAAG GGCTATGTTGGAGTAAAACCCGGATGGACTAGGATCAGCTTCCCCTACTACGTGTCCCATGaggaatttgagtttattttaGCTGCAATGGAATTTTTAGCTATTTATGGGCAACGGTTCCTTCCTCTATATCACTTCAATTTTAGAACCGGTAGCTGGACTTTTAGGAAGAAGGTAGCAAAGGAGTTACTCAGCGAGGAAAACAACTGCACTGTTCACATCTTGCCAGTGACCA CTAAACAAATTGAGACCATAAACAAGTTTACAGCATATTTGGAAGCGGCTAAGTATATTGCTAGTCTCCTCCCCAAGTTCCCTTCTCAGCGTAGGCTTCCAGAGGACATAGATATCAACCTCCACTTCAGGGTCTAG